One window of Paenibacillus sp. FSL K6-3182 genomic DNA carries:
- a CDS encoding AI-2E family transporter codes for MERFTKNRLFVWLVYIILGLLAIYLMLLIKPLIVNVYVFVKAVFAPFIIAMIISYVLNPIVTMLHDRKVPRTIAVLLIYAVFCAVITVILVNLIPMFIEQVQEINRHVPELSMRAQNIVTDINNTSFLPESIRSGLNKSLLHMEKKLSESLFNFVNNIGSMLNAVFIAFIIPFLAFYILKDFDVFERTVITYVPKSHRKNTVRLLKDIDTALGSYIRGQFLVCIIVGVLAYFGYLLIGMPYALLLAGIVAITNVIPYLGPFFGAAPAILMASTVSIKMVILVAIINTLCQILEGNVISPQVVGRTLHMHPLSIIFALLVGGEIAGIVGMILAVPIFAACKVIIQHMFAYYVRRKII; via the coding sequence GTGGAGCGCTTTACGAAGAACCGTCTGTTTGTCTGGCTGGTTTACATCATTTTGGGTCTGCTTGCGATTTATCTTATGCTGCTTATAAAACCGCTTATTGTGAACGTATATGTGTTTGTAAAAGCCGTTTTTGCTCCATTTATAATCGCGATGATAATTTCTTATGTGCTGAATCCGATCGTTACGATGCTGCATGACCGAAAGGTTCCTAGGACGATTGCCGTGCTGCTCATATATGCAGTGTTTTGTGCAGTCATTACGGTGATTCTCGTTAACTTGATTCCAATGTTCATCGAACAAGTACAGGAAATCAATCGTCATGTGCCTGAGCTTTCCATGCGTGCTCAAAATATCGTCACGGACATTAACAACACTTCTTTTTTACCGGAGAGTATTCGAAGTGGGCTTAATAAGTCACTTTTGCATATGGAAAAAAAGCTGTCGGAGAGTTTGTTCAACTTTGTTAACAATATTGGGTCCATGTTAAATGCAGTGTTTATCGCGTTCATTATTCCGTTTCTCGCTTTCTACATATTAAAGGATTTTGATGTGTTTGAAAGAACGGTCATTACGTATGTACCCAAATCACATCGCAAAAATACGGTCAGGCTGCTTAAAGATATCGATACGGCACTTGGCAGCTATATTCGCGGACAGTTTTTGGTTTGTATTATCGTTGGCGTGCTTGCTTATTTCGGGTACCTGTTGATCGGCATGCCTTATGCGCTGCTCCTTGCCGGCATCGTTGCGATAACGAATGTCATTCCGTATCTCGGTCCTTTTTTTGGAGCAGCACCTGCAATACTAATGGCATCTACGGTTTCCATTAAGATGGTCATCCTTGTCGCGATTATCAACACCCTGTGCCAAATACTCGAAGGTAACGTAATCTCTCCACAAGTAGTTGGCCGTACTCTCCATATGCATCCCTTGTCGATCATTTTTGCATTGCTGGTCGGAGGGGAGATTGCAGGCATTGTTGGCATGATTTTGGCGGTTCCTATTTTTGCAGCCTGCAAAGTGATCATTCAGCATATGTTCGCCTACTACGTGCGAAGAAAGATTATTTGA
- a CDS encoding cysteine desulfurase family protein, which yields MTNHYFDHAATTPMHPKVIQAMLEVMQGSGGNSSSMHAFGRAAKHQLNRSRDLISAAIGCKPGQLLFTSGGTESDNAALIGAARAQRKRGKSHIITSAGEHHAVLHTCEWLVKEEGFSLTVLPIDSFGRTSPELVQEAMTPETGLISIMHGNNEVGTIQPIEEIGRIARAGGAVFHVDAVQALGSFEYRLNELPVDLMSFSAHKINGPQGVGALYVANGTPIDALQHGGSQERKRRAGTENIAGIVGFAAAVDICVNERENKQLFMDELRKRWIELLHNHVEVPIVINGSEQHYLPHIVNISFIGVDTETMLMNLDMEGIAAASGSACTSGALERSHVLRAMQLPEEQINSAVRFSFGLGNTLEELEDAAQKVGTIVRRIRNNY from the coding sequence ATGACAAATCATTATTTTGATCATGCCGCCACTACACCTATGCATCCGAAAGTCATCCAAGCGATGCTTGAGGTAATGCAAGGCTCCGGCGGCAATTCGTCTAGTATGCATGCTTTTGGAAGAGCGGCCAAGCATCAGTTAAATCGATCACGAGATCTCATTTCAGCAGCAATTGGCTGCAAGCCGGGACAATTATTATTTACCTCAGGTGGAACGGAAAGCGATAATGCCGCTCTAATTGGGGCTGCTAGAGCACAGCGTAAACGAGGCAAATCACATATTATAACTTCAGCGGGTGAACATCACGCTGTTCTTCATACATGCGAATGGCTGGTTAAGGAAGAAGGTTTCTCCCTAACCGTACTACCTATTGATAGCTTTGGACGAACATCACCAGAGCTTGTTCAAGAAGCCATGACCCCGGAAACAGGCCTTATTAGCATCATGCATGGAAATAACGAGGTTGGAACGATTCAGCCGATTGAAGAAATAGGGCGCATAGCTAGAGCTGGCGGTGCTGTTTTTCATGTGGATGCAGTTCAAGCTTTGGGCTCATTCGAGTATAGGCTCAATGAGCTGCCAGTCGATTTGATGAGCTTCTCCGCCCATAAGATCAACGGTCCTCAAGGTGTTGGCGCACTTTATGTGGCTAACGGTACGCCGATTGACGCTCTTCAGCATGGTGGATCCCAAGAGAGAAAGCGGCGTGCAGGCACAGAAAATATTGCGGGGATCGTCGGGTTTGCTGCCGCAGTTGACATTTGTGTGAACGAGCGAGAAAATAAGCAACTTTTTATGGACGAGCTTCGTAAGAGATGGATAGAACTGCTTCACAACCATGTTGAAGTGCCTATCGTAATAAATGGCTCGGAGCAGCACTATTTGCCGCATATCGTAAATATCAGCTTTATTGGTGTCGATACGGAAACGATGCTCATGAATTTGGATATGGAAGGTATCGCAGCAGCAAGCGGTTCTGCTTGTACCTCCGGCGCGCTTGAGCGGTCACATGTACTTCGAGCAATGCAATTGCCCGAGGAACAAATTAATTCTGCTGTAAGATTTAGCTTTGGTTTGGGGAATACTTTGGAGGAATTAGAAGATGCCGCACAAAAAGTTGGAACAATCGTGAGGCGTATTCGTAATAACTACTAG
- a CDS encoding PRC-barrel domain-containing protein, translating into MIKLQRLIGLPVIVIHSGKLVGTVKDAWFDEHWQLKGLILDCPKWFASSVKIVEWTHVISCGEDTVIIASEAAIVRMKSKQLLRSYDTGLVKLKDLPVVTVQGIQLGRVSDVYFYPKEGTQIIGYELTDGFVSDLMEGRRWLKAPSDPDSVLLGEDAIIVPAVSEAELEPVAASNFRG; encoded by the coding sequence GTGATCAAACTTCAACGGCTTATTGGACTACCCGTAATCGTTATCCATTCCGGCAAACTTGTTGGAACTGTCAAGGACGCCTGGTTCGATGAGCATTGGCAGCTGAAAGGGCTAATACTCGATTGTCCCAAGTGGTTTGCTTCCTCCGTAAAAATAGTGGAGTGGACTCACGTGATATCTTGCGGAGAGGACACCGTTATTATAGCAAGTGAAGCGGCGATCGTTCGGATGAAGTCGAAGCAATTGCTACGTTCTTATGACACAGGATTAGTGAAATTAAAGGATCTGCCCGTCGTAACTGTACAAGGTATTCAACTTGGCAGAGTGTCGGATGTTTATTTTTACCCAAAAGAGGGTACACAAATAATAGGCTACGAGCTTACGGACGGTTTTGTTTCGGATCTGATGGAAGGGCGCAGATGGCTGAAGGCGCCGAGTGATCCGGATAGCGTATTACTCGGGGAAGACGCGATTATTGTTCCTGCTGTCAGTGAAGCGGAATTGGAGCCTGTCGCAGCTTCCAATTTCAGAGGATAG
- a CDS encoding Rrf2 family transcriptional regulator, with the protein MKISTKGRYGLTIMMELAAKFGEGPTSLKSIAERNQLSEHYLEQLVAPLRNAGLVKSIRGAYGGYILSKDPETITSGDIIRILEGPISPVDFTEEDDPAKRQLWLRIRDSIAEVLDSTTLADLINFEDAGKPDSYMFYI; encoded by the coding sequence TTGAAAATATCGACGAAAGGCCGTTATGGCTTAACTATTATGATGGAGCTTGCGGCTAAATTTGGTGAAGGCCCGACTTCGCTCAAAAGTATCGCTGAACGAAATCAGCTTTCCGAGCACTATTTGGAGCAATTAGTAGCACCCCTTAGAAATGCTGGTCTTGTGAAAAGTATTCGCGGAGCTTATGGCGGCTATATTTTATCGAAGGATCCGGAAACGATTACGTCTGGGGATATTATTCGAATTCTTGAAGGTCCGATTTCACCTGTAGACTTTACAGAAGAAGACGATCCGGCTAAACGTCAGCTTTGGCTGCGCATTAGAGACAGTATTGCAGAAGTATTAGATTCGACTACGCTTGCAGATCTAATTAATTTCGAAGATGCTGGCAAACCTGATAGCTATATGTTCTATATTTAA